One genomic segment of Oreochromis aureus strain Israel breed Guangdong linkage group 9, ZZ_aureus, whole genome shotgun sequence includes these proteins:
- the LOC120441735 gene encoding myelin-associated glycoprotein-like isoform X1: MVTVGMLLIVLFVPAALADCPDEAGLFINAPKKLEALSGSCLQIPCSFRPKEEQKFNRTRKTFGVWIKNDDRFGKNPNNVIFNSNGAVSIYPMSITGNLSQRDCTTLFSNLTTTYTDTYFFRVERETFKATARCDPFQITVRDSPWRPNITIPGDLKEKESVTITCSALTPCPHSPPQLTWNLQQDSHSKIEENTDGNFTTKIQQTITLSDTHDGKKISCSARYPVNQGKDTKTAETEETLSVSYAPKDTSASISPSGLVSAGSWVNLTCSSRAKPPVSSFTWFKKSRDGAVKVSEGEIYSFNVTDGGVYYCVATNDLGNQTSRGIRVTEGGNLVGVYTIVKTVGIIMLVSTLMVFVCWFRSRHSNSPETEICQMSRVTSQHIN, encoded by the exons ATGGTGACAGTCGGCATGTTGCTGATTGTCCTCTTTGTTCCAG CTGCTTTGGCTGATTGTCCTGATGAAGCAGGACTCTTCATAAATGCACCAAAGAAGCTGGAAGCACTGAGTGGATCTTGTTTGCAAATCCCATGTAGCTTCAGACCCAAAGAAGAACAGAAATTTAACAGAACAAGAAAAACCTTTGGAGTGTGGATTAAAAATGATGATAGATTTGGCAAAAATCCAAACAATGTGATCTTCAACAGTAATGGAGCAGTTAGCATCTATCCAATGAGTATTACTGGGAACCTGAGTCAGAGAGACTGCACCACTCTGTTTTCTAATTTAACCaccacatacacagacacatactTCTTCAGAGTAGAGAGAGAAACATTCAAGGCAACAGCTCGTTGTGATCCATTTCAAATAACAGTCAGAG ATTCTCCTTGGAGGCCCAATATTACAATCCCAGGTGATCTGAAGGAGAAGGAGTCTGTCACTATaacctgctcagctctcactccCTGTCCACACTCCCCTCCTCAACTCACCTGGAATCTCCAACAAGACTCTCACAGCAAAAtagaggaaaacacagatggAAACTTTACAACTAAAATCCAGCAGACCATCACTCTGTCagacacacatgatggaaagaagatcagctgctctgccagatATCCTGTGAACCAAGGAAAAGACACcaagacagcagagacagaagagacTCTCAGTGTTTCAT atGCTCCTAAAGACACCTCAGCATCCATCAGTCCATCAGGTTTGGTGTCAGCAGGCAGCTGGGTGAACCTGACCTGCTCCAGCAGAGCCAAACCTCCAGTCAGCAGCTTCACCTGGTTCAAGAAGAGCAGAGATGGAGCTGTGAAAGTATCTGAAGGAGAGATTTACAGCTTCAATGTAACAGATGGAggagtttattactgtgtggcCACAAATGATCTGGGTAATCAGACATCAAGAGGGATTCGTGTGACTGAAG GTGGAAACCTGGTTGGTGTCTACACTATAGTGAAGACTGTGGGAATCATAATGCTCGTGAGCACACTGATGGTTTTTGTGTG CTGGTTCAGATCCAGACACTCCAACAGTCCAGAAACTGAAATCTGTCAGATGAGCAGAGTCACATCACAACACATCAACTAA
- the LOC120441735 gene encoding vascular cell adhesion protein 1-like isoform X2 codes for MVTVGMLLIVLFVPDSPWRPNITIPGDLKEKESVTITCSALTPCPHSPPQLTWNLQQDSHSKIEENTDGNFTTKIQQTITLSDTHDGKKISCSARYPVNQGKDTKTAETEETLSVSYAPKDTSASISPSGLVSAGSWVNLTCSSRAKPPVSSFTWFKKSRDGAVKVSEGEIYSFNVTDGGVYYCVATNDLGNQTSRGIRVTEGGNLVGVYTIVKTVGIIMLVSTLMVFVCWFRSRHSNSPETEICQMSRVTSQHIN; via the exons ATGGTGACAGTCGGCATGTTGCTGATTGTCCTCTTTGTTCCAG ATTCTCCTTGGAGGCCCAATATTACAATCCCAGGTGATCTGAAGGAGAAGGAGTCTGTCACTATaacctgctcagctctcactccCTGTCCACACTCCCCTCCTCAACTCACCTGGAATCTCCAACAAGACTCTCACAGCAAAAtagaggaaaacacagatggAAACTTTACAACTAAAATCCAGCAGACCATCACTCTGTCagacacacatgatggaaagaagatcagctgctctgccagatATCCTGTGAACCAAGGAAAAGACACcaagacagcagagacagaagagacTCTCAGTGTTTCAT atGCTCCTAAAGACACCTCAGCATCCATCAGTCCATCAGGTTTGGTGTCAGCAGGCAGCTGGGTGAACCTGACCTGCTCCAGCAGAGCCAAACCTCCAGTCAGCAGCTTCACCTGGTTCAAGAAGAGCAGAGATGGAGCTGTGAAAGTATCTGAAGGAGAGATTTACAGCTTCAATGTAACAGATGGAggagtttattactgtgtggcCACAAATGATCTGGGTAATCAGACATCAAGAGGGATTCGTGTGACTGAAG GTGGAAACCTGGTTGGTGTCTACACTATAGTGAAGACTGTGGGAATCATAATGCTCGTGAGCACACTGATGGTTTTTGTGTG CTGGTTCAGATCCAGACACTCCAACAGTCCAGAAACTGAAATCTGTCAGATGAGCAGAGTCACATCACAACACATCAACTAA
- the LOC120441723 gene encoding myelin-associated glycoprotein-like: MVTVDMLLIVLFVPAALAGCSDEAALFITAPKKLEALSGSCLQIPCSFRPKEEQKFNRTRKTFGVWIKNDSRFGIYPNNVIFNSSGAVSIYPMSITGNLSQRDCTTLFTNLTTNYTDTYFFRVERETFKATARCDPLQITVRDSPWRPNITIPGDLKEKESVTITCSALTPCPHSPPQLTWNLTQDSHNRTEENTDGSFTTKIQQTITLSDTHDGKKISCSARYPVNQGKDTKTAETEETLSVSYAPKDTSASISPSGLVSAGSWVKLTCSSRAKPPVSSFTWFKKSRDGAVKVSEGEIYSFNVTDGGVYYCVATNDLGNQTSAEMNLTGKRRQNQLFNNV, translated from the exons ATGGTGACAGTCGACATGTTGCTGATTGTCCTCTTTGTTCCAG CTGCTTTGGCTGGTTGTTCTGATGAAGCAGCACTCTTCATAACTGCACCAAAGAAGCTGGAAGCACTGAGTGGATCTTGTTTGCAAATCCCATGTAGCTTCAGACCCAAAGAAGAACAGAAATTTAACAGAACAAGAAAAACCTTTGGAGTGTGGATTAAAAATGATTCTAGATTTGGCATTTATCCAAACAATGTGATCTTCAACAGTAGTGGAGCAGTTAGCATCTATCCAATGAGTATTACTGGGAACCTGAGTCAGAGAGACTGCACCACTCTGTTTACTAATTTAACCACAAACTACACAGACACATACTTCTTCAGAGTAGAGAGAGAAACATTCAAGGCAACAGCTCGTTGTGATCCTCTTCAAATAACAGTCAGAG ATTCTCCTTGGAGGCCCAATATTACAATCCCAGGTGATCTGAAGGAGAAGGAGTCTGTCACTATaacctgctcagctctcactccCTGTCCACACTCCCCTCCTCAACTCACCTGGAATCTCACACAAGACTCTCACAACagaacagaggaaaacacagatggAAGCTTTACAACTAAAATCCAGCAGACCATCACTCTGTCagacacacatgatggaaagaagatcagctgctctgccagatATCCTGTGAACCAAGGAAAAGACACcaagacagcagagacagaagagacTCTCAGTGTTTCAT aTGCTCCTAAAGACACCTCAGCATCCATCAGTCCATCAGGTTTGGTGTCAGCAGGCAGCTGGGTGAAGCTGACCTGCTCCAGCAGAGCCAAACCTCCAGTCAGCAGCTTCACCTGGTTCAAGAAGAGCAGAGATGGAGCTGTGAAAGTATCTGAAGGAGAGATTTACAGCTTCAATGTAACAGATGGAggagtttattactgtgtggcCACTAATGATCTGGGTAATCAGACATCAGCAGAGATGAATCTAACAGGTAAACGCAGACAGAATCAATTATttaataatgtttaa